The Sinomicrobium kalidii genome contains a region encoding:
- the gldN gene encoding gliding motility protein GldN: MCWKGVLLTVTVAFMWINVNGQANILNAEKPEDIGKLTEAQAQADPNKPLEYGYVEDRDILWSKMTWEVIDLNERVNFPLYYPIDGQGAHVGRQSLYDVLVTNIKNGRIQDIYADSYFTEKRRFGELEATLTKVDTTDLGLEQVNAGEQVSEMYIDRRDLSAADIVEYHIKGMWYFDKRQGELKYRLLGIAPVAPDINFMDQGITDGSNLVELFWVWYPSARQVLHEAKAFNLGNSGVPISFDHLLNARRFNAVIYKEENVYGDREISDYIPDNAMFQLMEAKRIKEEIRNFEQDVWKNE; this comes from the coding sequence TACTCAATGCTGAAAAACCCGAGGATATTGGGAAGCTTACCGAAGCGCAGGCCCAGGCCGATCCCAATAAACCTTTGGAATATGGCTATGTAGAAGACAGGGATATCTTGTGGTCTAAAATGACCTGGGAAGTTATTGACCTCAATGAAAGGGTAAACTTTCCGTTGTATTACCCCATAGACGGGCAGGGTGCACATGTAGGCCGGCAGTCACTTTACGATGTGCTGGTCACCAATATCAAAAACGGCAGGATACAGGATATCTATGCGGATTCCTATTTTACCGAAAAAAGGAGGTTCGGGGAACTGGAGGCTACACTGACCAAGGTGGACACGACAGACCTCGGGCTCGAACAGGTGAATGCCGGAGAGCAGGTTTCCGAAATGTATATAGACCGGAGAGATCTGAGTGCAGCGGATATTGTGGAATATCACATCAAGGGCATGTGGTATTTTGACAAGCGCCAGGGCGAATTAAAATACCGTTTGCTGGGCATAGCGCCCGTTGCGCCCGATATCAATTTTATGGACCAGGGCATCACCGATGGCTCCAATCTGGTAGAACTCTTCTGGGTGTGGTATCCGAGTGCGCGACAGGTGCTGCATGAAGCCAAGGCGTTTAACCTGGGCAATTCCGGGGTGCCCATATCTTTCGATCACCTGTTGAATGCCAGGCGGTTCAATGCTGTTATCTATAAAGAAGAAAATGTGTATGGCGACAGGGAGATCAGTGACTACATCCCGGATAACGCCATGTTCCAGTTGATGGAAGCAAAACGCATCAAGGAAGAAATACGCAATTTCGAACAAGACGTCTGGAAAAACGAATAA